Proteins encoded together in one Amblyomma americanum isolate KBUSLIRL-KWMA chromosome 1, ASM5285725v1, whole genome shotgun sequence window:
- the LOC144117547 gene encoding uncharacterized protein LOC144117547, translating to MDCSQSLSETSASVRRAGEPAAVSGEPVSKGYVQSRSSQSLLLFQEDADGASPTGSTLNQACSHASGFIMVQSDHTYAGPSTEASASSLEPGTAGVAATLSASADLSPGAPFSSSPLSYEG from the exons atggactgttcacaatctctgagcgaaacttcggcatcagtgcgccgggctggagaaccag ctgctgtctccggtgaacctgtttccaaggggtacgtccagagtcggtcgtcccagtcgctgctactcttccaagaag atgcagatggtgccagccctactggttctacgctgaaccaagcttgttcccatgccagtggcttcataatggttcagt ctgaccacacatatgcaggaccaagcactgaagcaagcgcttcatctctggaacctggcacggcaggggtggccgcaacactgtcagcgagtgctgatctgtcaccaggagctccgttcagtagttcgcctctttcttatgaaggttag